The following coding sequences lie in one Arabidopsis thaliana chromosome 3, partial sequence genomic window:
- a CDS encoding cellulose synthase, putative (DUF1644) (Protein of unknown function (DUF1644); CONTAINS InterPro DOMAIN/s: Protein of unknown function DUF1644 (InterPro:IPR012866); BEST Arabidopsis thaliana protein match is: Protein of unknown function (DUF1644) (TAIR:AT1G68140.3); Has 253 Blast hits to 248 proteins in 14 species: Archae - 0; Bacteria - 0; Metazoa - 0; Fungi - 0; Plants - 253; Viruses - 0; Other Eukaryotes - 0 (source: NCBI BLink).) yields MAGVKRKLSTESDVHALHKELDEVSCPVCMDHPHNAVLLLCSSHDKGCRSYICDTSYRHSNCLDRFKKLHSESANDPTPEANLASREHNNESLYEHGTASRSSFHRESGNRGSSWDSESLRRRRRVEEEVESEDITNLKCPLCRGTVLGWKVVEEVRTYLDHKNRSCSRESCSFTGNYQDLRRHARRTHPTTRPSDTDPSRERAWRRLENQREYGDIVSAIRSAMPGAVVVGDYVIENGDRFAGERETGNGGSDLWTTLLLFQMIGSLDNGGSSASGSGGGSRSHRSRAWRNHRRSSSDRPYLWGENLLGLQDERNNNDDEEFRLQNDAGGASTPVPRRRRRFGRPRSSGNHPR; encoded by the coding sequence ATGGCTGGTGTAAAGCGAAAATTAAGTACCGAGTCAGATGTTCATGCTCTTCACAAAGAACTGGATGAGGTTTCATGTCCTGTTTGCATGGATCACCCACATAATGCTGTTCTACTGCTGTGCAGCTCTCATGACAAAGGTTGCAGGTCCTACATCTGTGATACCAGTTACCGACATTCCAATTGCCTTGACCGGTTTAAGAAATTGCATTCTGAATCCGCAAATGACCCTACTCCCGAGGCGAACTTGGCTTCAAGGGAACATAATAACGAATCTCTATACGAGCATGGTACAGCCAGTCGAAGCAGTTTTCACCGTGAGTCTGGAAACCGAGGCTCTTCTTGGGATTCCGAATCactgaggaggaggaggagagttGAGGAAGAAGTTGAGTCAGAAGATATCACAAATTTGAAATGTCCTCTATGCCGGGGTACTGTTTTAGGATGGAAGGTTGTAGAAGAAGTAAGAACGTATCTTGATCATAAGAACCGAAGTTGCTCCCGAGAATCCTGCTCATTTACTGGCAACTACCAGGATCTGCGCCGCCATGCCAGGAGGACTCACCCAACAACTCGTCCTTCAGACACTGATCCATCAAGAGAGAGAGCTTGGAGGCGGCTTGAGAACCAGAGGGAGTATGGAGATATAGTCAGTGCAATCCGTTCTGCCATGCCCGGTGCTGTTGTAGTAGGAGATTATGTTATAGAAAACGGAGATAGGTTTGCAGGTGAGAGGGAAACGGGAAATGGTGGGAGCGACCTTTGGACCACTTTACTATTGTTTCAGATGATTGGCTCTCTTGACAATGGAGGTTCTAGCGCTAGTGGGAGTGGTGGTGGATCAAGATCCCACAGGTCAAGGGCATGGAGGAATCATCGGCGTTCATCTTCAGATAGGCCGTACCTTTGGGGGGAGAATCTATTGGGTCTACAAGATGAGCGCAATAACAACGATGATGAAGAGTTTCGTTTGCAGAATGATGCAGGCGGTGCTTCTACTCCTGttccaagaagaagaaggagatttgGACGTCCTAGATCAAGCGGAAATCATCCGCGATAA
- a CDS encoding uncharacterized protein (unknown protein; Has 25 Blast hits to 25 proteins in 12 species: Archae - 0; Bacteria - 8; Metazoa - 2; Fungi - 0; Plants - 15; Viruses - 0; Other Eukaryotes - 0 (source: NCBI BLink).) → MAKIKAQGGEEQVTSTRFDLKKAIRVLQPEKQDDTNKEKSKSEQSKGKATLSRMKELIKWAAAAKSDKAVKFFTPKIMMELKNRRKLKMMREVNEEESTKRMSSVSANISLRWESSESCTTNSSSDHISIVSSPGILVSLSPTPLYRCRSRKCNWITTDSEFVVLELEL, encoded by the exons ATGGCAAAGATAAAAGCGCaaggaggagaagaacaaGTGACATCGACAAGGTTTGATCTGAAAAAGGCTATAAGAGTCTTGCAACCGGAGAAACAAGACGATACCAATAAAGAGAAGTCGAAAAGCGAGCAGAGCAAAGGTAAGGCCACACTTTCAAGAATGAAGGAGCTTATCAAATGGGCTGCAGCAGCCAAATCCGACAAAGCTGTCAAATTCTTTACCCCtaag ATAATGATGGAGTTGAAAAACCGAAGAaagttgaagatgatgagagaagtcaatgaagaagaatcaacaaaaaggATGAGTAGTGTATCTGCAAATATAAGTTTGAGATGGGAGAGTAGTGAGAGTTGCACAACAAACTCTTCCTCTGATCACATCTCTATAGTTTCTTCACCAGGAATCCTTGTTTCCTTGAGTCCTACGCCACTCTACCGATGTAGATCCAGGAAATGCAACTGGATCACTACTGATTCTGAAT TTGTGGTGTTAGAGTTAGAGTTATGA
- the CLE41 gene encoding CLAVATA3/ESR-RELATED 41 (CLAVATA3/ESR-RELATED 41 (CLE41); BEST Arabidopsis thaliana protein match is: CLAVATA3/ESR-RELATED 44 (TAIR:AT4G13195.1); Has 25 Blast hits to 25 proteins in 7 species: Archae - 0; Bacteria - 0; Metazoa - 0; Fungi - 0; Plants - 25; Viruses - 0; Other Eukaryotes - 0 (source: NCBI BLink).): MATSNDQTNTKSSHSRTLLLLFIFLSLLLFSSLTIPMTRHQSTSMVAPFKRVLLESSVPASSTMDLRPKASTRRSRTSRRREFGNDAHEVPSGPNPISN, from the coding sequence ATGGCAACATCAAATGACCAAACCAATACTAAATCATCACATTCTCgtactcttctccttctcttcatcttcttatcCCTCCTTCTCTTCAGTAGCCTTACAATCCCCATGACTCGTCATCAGTCCACATCTATGGTTGCTCCCTTCAAGAGGGTTCTCCTCGAATCTTCAGTTCCAGCTTCATCAACAATGGATCTACGTCCAAAGGCTAGCACACGACGCAGCCGCACTTCTAGAAGGAGAGAGTTTGGAAATGATGCTCATGAGGTTCCTAGTGGTCCAAACCCTATTTCCAACTAG
- a CDS encoding Galactose oxidase/kelch repeat superfamily protein codes for MSDNNPEIESSTFNNLNIDVTESILYHLPIPSLVRFTLVSKQWRSLITSLPPSPSPSPSSPPWLFLFGIHNTSSFHNQSFAFDPLSNTWLRLPPSSSSSDHLVGSNRFLFTTAPRFSFSPILKPNWRFTSPVRFPRINPLLTVFTTLSNSSKLILVGGSSRIGGLVDIEERLAVQIYDPVLDSWELCSPLPADFRSGQDHQTLTSALFKRRFYVFDNYSCFISSFCLDSYTWSDVQTLKPPGLSFAYLNSCNGMLVLGGMCGFSFNLWSIEEGSMEFSEIAVMPEDLLFGLVDSDDEDDKFRSLKCAGSGNLVYVFNDDCHKKFPACVCEIGGGENGICSWRRVPCLPSPVNKFHKVVSFCSTVSITDVFHPEEARIGGSIRG; via the coding sequence atgtcagACAACAATCCAGAAATCGAATCATCAACCTTCAACAATCTAAACATCGACGTCACAGAATCAATCCTCTATCATCTCCCAATCCCTTCCTTAGTCCGTTTCACTCTCGTCTCCAAACAATGGCGTTCACTCATCacctctcttcctccttctccttctccttctccatcatcaccaccatgGCTCTTCCTCTTCGGTATCCACAACACTTCCTCTTTCCACAACCAATCCTTCGCTTTCGATCCTCTCTCCAACACCTGGCTCCGTCTCCCTccttcctcctcttcctccgaTCATCTCGTCGGATCTAATCGCTTCCTCTTCACCACCGCTCCTCGCTTCTCCTTCTCACCAATCCTTAAACCTAATTGGCGATTCACTTCCCCTGTTCGATTTCCTCGAATCAATCCTCTCTTAACCGTTTTCACAACTCTATCTAACTCATCCAAACTAATCCTCGTCGGTGGATCTTCGCGTATCGGCGGATTAGTCGATATCGAAGAACGATTAGCTGTTCAAATCTACGATCCTGTTCTCGATTCATGGGAGCTTTGTTCACCACTCCCTGCTGATTTCAGATCTGGTCAGGATCATCAAACTTTGACCTCAGCTTTGTTTAAGAGAAGATTCTATGTTTTCGATAACTATTCGTGTTTTATCTCGTCGTTTTGCTTGGATTCATATACATGGAGTGATGTTCAAACTCTTAAACCACCAGGACTCTCGTTTGCTTACTTGAATTCTTGTAATGGTATGCTTGTTCTTGGTGGAATGTGTGGGTTCTCGTTTAATCTTTGGAGTATTGAAGAAGGCTCGATGGAATTTAGCGAAATCGCGGTTATGCCTGAGGATTTGTTGTTTGGATTAGttgatagtgatgatgaggatgacaAGTTTAGGAGTTTGAAATGTGCTGGCTCTGGGAATCTTGTTTATGTGTTTAATGATGATTGTCATAAGAAATTTCCAGCTTGTGTTTGTGAGATTGGTGGTGGTGAGAATGGGATATGTAGTTGGAGAAGAGTTCCTTGTTTGCCTTCTCCGGTTAATAAGTTTCATAAAGTTGTTAGTTTCTGCTCAACGGTGTCTATTACCGATGTTTTCCACCCCGAGGAAGCTCGGATTGGCGGTTCGATCCGTGGTTGA